Proteins from a genomic interval of Trifolium pratense cultivar HEN17-A07 linkage group LG6, ARS_RC_1.1, whole genome shotgun sequence:
- the LOC123891116 gene encoding vacuolar protein sorting-associated protein 51 homolog isoform X1, which yields METPPLDDKAKRMRDLLSSFYSPHPSGSPNMSSKYTSSDDINSSSFQSDHYMNVMVHEFNLEELLHKHVDMVTEIKNLDTDLQMLVYENYNKFICATDSIKRMKSNIIGMEGEMEQLLDKIMFVQSRSDNVNTSLSENREHIEKLNKKCNLLRKIQFIYDLPDRLGKCIKVEAYADAVKMYTGSMPIFKTYGDSSFQDCKQASDEAISIIVKNLQEKLLSDSESTQVRAEAAILLKKLDIPVDNLKANLLEKLEHFLIDIQLIPEVVEIVSPSSHEVAFHEFVEAVRAFQNIFPDSEMQLVKLGLDLVNKNFLIVEEYMKTRISAEDLLGVLRVIWNDVLQMDEVLQESSLSNHSLEVAAKVSIKSFVNITFSYLMQDISDFVLNVLKRDEGDRHSLKDALNASTKTLLQGSKKFMVDVCKILDDGVEILNKSRDLIIDWVKEGFQDFFRQLCLQFQLFAGRNDFAVIQNQSLIEGSQGDKAFPGLVLVLAKLSAFIEQSAIPKINKELAASFSCSSVRKHGLFVSEGISQKFGTVGESFLHKYIKMRTQRISLILKKRFTTPNWVKHKEPREVHMFVDLFLQELKVIGNEVNETLPKGMQKHQRADSACSSNLSLSRSNSIPDEMLSRSNSRSNTQKGRNQQYFETHLAKLFKQKVEIFTKVEYTQTSVLMTMAKLCLKSLQEFVRLQTFNRSGFQQIQLDIQFLRTPLKEIVQDEATTDFLLDEVNVSAAERCLDPITLELPILDKLIRAKLTKT from the exons ATGGAAACCCCACCATTAGACGACAAAGCAAAAAGAATGAGAGATCTCCTCTCCAGTTTCTATTCTCCACACCCCTCTGGCTCCCCTAACATGTCCTCAAAATACACCTCTTCCGATGACATCAACTCTTCATCCTTCCAAAGTGATCACTACATGAATGTTATG GTACATGAATTTAATTTGGAAGAGTTGCTCCATAAGCATGTTGATATGGTTACTGAAATAAAGAATCTCGATACCGATTTGCAAATGCTTGTCTACGAGAATtacaataaattcatttgcgctACAGATTCTATAAAGAG GATGAAAAGCAATATTATAGGGATGGAGGGGGAAATGGAACAACTTCTTGACAAG ATAATGTTTGTCCAGTCAAGGAGTGACAATGTTAACACATCTTTGTCTGAAAATAGAGAGCATATAGAGAAATTGAATAAGAAATGTAATCTTCTTCGTAAAATTCAG TTCATATATGACTTACCTGATAGATTAGGCAAGTGCATCAAAGTTGAGGCATATGCAGATGCAGTCAAGATGTACACCGGTTCAATGCCCATTTTTAAG ACATATGGAGACTCGTCATTCCAAGATTGCAAGCAAGCATCTGATGAAGCAATATCTATCATAGTAAAAAATTTACAG GAAAAACTACTTTCAGATTCTGAATCAACTCAAGTGAGGGCCGAAGCTGCAATTCTCCTTAAGAAGTTGGATATTCcg GTGGACAATTTAAAGGCAAATTTACTAGAGAAATTGGAACATTTTCTTATAGACATTCAGTTGATCCCTGAAGTAGTAGAGATTGTTTCACCTTCTTCGCACGAG GTAGCCTTTCACGAGTTTGTGGAGGCCGTTCGTGCATTTCAGAACATATTTCCCGATTCAGAAATGCAGTTAGTTAAACTTGGCCTAGATTTAGTAAACAA GAACTTTCTAATTGTTGAGGAGTACATGAAGACGCGGATTAGTGCAGAAGATCTACTTGGCGTTCTTC GAGTTATTTGGAATGATGTGCTTCAAATGGATGAAGTGTTACAAGAATCTTCCCTCTCTAATCATTCTCTCGAGGTC gCTGCCAAAGTTTCTATCAAGTCGTTCGTTAACATTACATTTTCTTATCTAATGCAAGATATATCAG ATTTCGTATTAAATGTGTTGAAACGAGATGAAGGTGATCGTCACTCATTGAAAGATGCTCTAAATGCTAGCACAAAAACATTACTCCAAGGAAGCAAAAAGTTTATGGTG GATGTCTGCAAAATTCTTGACGACGGTGTAGAGATTCTAAATAAATCAAGAGATTTGATAATTGATTGGGTTAAAGAAGGGTTTCAAGACTTTTTTAGACAACTTTGTCTCCAATTTCAATTGTTTGCAGGAAGAAACGATTTTGCAGTTATTCAAAATCAGAGTTTGATAGAGGGATCTCAAGGTGACAAAGCTTTTCCTGGTCTTGTGTTGGTGTTGGCAAAGCTATCCGCTTTCATTGAACAGTCTGCCATTCCAAAAATCAACAAG GAACTAGCAGCTTCTTTTTCTTGTAGTAGTGTTAGAAAACATGGACTTTTTGTTTCGGAAGGGATCTCTCAAAAGTTCGGGACTGTCGGTGAAAGTTTCTTGCATAAG TATATTAAAATGAGAACTCAACGGATATCGCTTATTCTAAAGAAGAGGTTTACCACGCCTAATTGGGTAAAA CATAAGGAGCCTAGAGAAGTCCACATGTTTGTGGATTTGTTTCTACAAGAG CTAAAAGTTATAGGTAATGAAGTGAATGAGACTTTGCCTAAAGGCATGCAGAAACACCAGAGAGCTGATAGTGCCTGTAGTAGTAATTTATCATTGTCAAGAAGCAACTCCATTCCAGATGAGATGTTGAGTAGGTCAAATAGTAGGTCAAATACTCAAAAGGGAAGGAACCAACAATACTTTGAAACACATTTGGCCAAACTATTCAAGCAAAAAGTTGAAATTTTCACAAAAGTAGAATATACACAG ACATCAGTTCTTATGACCATGGCTAAATTATGTCTCAAGAGTTTACAAGAATTTGTTAGACTACAGACATTTAATCGGAGTGGATTCCAGCAAATTCAATTGGATATTCAATTCTTGAGGACTCCATTAAAAGAAATAGTTCAAGATGAAGCTACAACAGACTTCTTACTTGATGAG gtGAATGTTTCCGCTGCAGAACGATGTTTAGATCCAATTACATTGGAGCTCCCAATATTAGACAAACTTATACGAGCAAAGTTGACAAAAACTTGA
- the LOC123891114 gene encoding calvin cycle protein CP12-2, chloroplastic-like — MATITGLSLSNPKFFFNSSPIFQQNTQSIKLSSASPLQTRRAMIGSGRITIVRPVRAAPEQISKKVEESIKSAQETCADDPVSGECVAAWDEVEELSAAASHARDRKKESDPLEDYCKDNPETDECKTYDN, encoded by the coding sequence ATGGCAACAATAACTGGTCTAAGCCTTTCAAATCCCAAATTTTTCTTCAACTCATCACCAATATTTCAACAAAATACCCAATCCATCAAGCTCTCATCAGCATCACCACTGCAAACACGGCGAGCTATGATCGGGTCGGGTCGGATAACAATTGTTCGTCCCGTTCGCGCTGCACCGGAACAGATATCAAAGAAAGTAGAAGAGAGCATAAAGAGTGCACAAGAGACATGTGCTGATGATCCAGTTAGTGGTGAATGCGTTGCGGCGTGGGATGAGGTGGAGGAACTCAGTGCTGCGGCGAGTCATGCGAGGGATAGGAAGAAGGAATCTGATCCGTTGGAGGATTACTGTAAGGATAATCCAGAGACTGATGAGTGCAAAACTTATGATAATTGA
- the LOC123891116 gene encoding vacuolar protein sorting-associated protein 51 homolog isoform X2: METPPLDDKAKRMRDLLSSFYSPHPSGSPNMSSKYTSSDDINSSSFQSDHYMNVMVHEFNLEELLHKHVDMVTEIKNLDTDLQMLVYENYNKFICATDSIKRMKSNIIGMEGEMEQLLDKIMFVQSRSDNVNTSLSENREHIEKLNKKCNLLRKIQFIYDLPDRLGKCIKVEAYADAVKMYTGSMPIFKTYGDSSFQDCKQASDEAISIIVKNLQEKLLSDSESTQVRAEAAILLKKLDIPVDNLKANLLEKLEHFLIDIQLIPEVVEIVSPSSHEVAFHEFVEAVRAFQNIFPDSEMQLVKLGLDLVNKNFLIVEEYMKTRISAEDLLGVLRVIWNDVLQMDEVLQESSLSNHSLEAAKVSIKSFVNITFSYLMQDISDFVLNVLKRDEGDRHSLKDALNASTKTLLQGSKKFMVDVCKILDDGVEILNKSRDLIIDWVKEGFQDFFRQLCLQFQLFAGRNDFAVIQNQSLIEGSQGDKAFPGLVLVLAKLSAFIEQSAIPKINKELAASFSCSSVRKHGLFVSEGISQKFGTVGESFLHKYIKMRTQRISLILKKRFTTPNWVKHKEPREVHMFVDLFLQELKVIGNEVNETLPKGMQKHQRADSACSSNLSLSRSNSIPDEMLSRSNSRSNTQKGRNQQYFETHLAKLFKQKVEIFTKVEYTQTSVLMTMAKLCLKSLQEFVRLQTFNRSGFQQIQLDIQFLRTPLKEIVQDEATTDFLLDEVNVSAAERCLDPITLELPILDKLIRAKLTKT, from the exons ATGGAAACCCCACCATTAGACGACAAAGCAAAAAGAATGAGAGATCTCCTCTCCAGTTTCTATTCTCCACACCCCTCTGGCTCCCCTAACATGTCCTCAAAATACACCTCTTCCGATGACATCAACTCTTCATCCTTCCAAAGTGATCACTACATGAATGTTATG GTACATGAATTTAATTTGGAAGAGTTGCTCCATAAGCATGTTGATATGGTTACTGAAATAAAGAATCTCGATACCGATTTGCAAATGCTTGTCTACGAGAATtacaataaattcatttgcgctACAGATTCTATAAAGAG GATGAAAAGCAATATTATAGGGATGGAGGGGGAAATGGAACAACTTCTTGACAAG ATAATGTTTGTCCAGTCAAGGAGTGACAATGTTAACACATCTTTGTCTGAAAATAGAGAGCATATAGAGAAATTGAATAAGAAATGTAATCTTCTTCGTAAAATTCAG TTCATATATGACTTACCTGATAGATTAGGCAAGTGCATCAAAGTTGAGGCATATGCAGATGCAGTCAAGATGTACACCGGTTCAATGCCCATTTTTAAG ACATATGGAGACTCGTCATTCCAAGATTGCAAGCAAGCATCTGATGAAGCAATATCTATCATAGTAAAAAATTTACAG GAAAAACTACTTTCAGATTCTGAATCAACTCAAGTGAGGGCCGAAGCTGCAATTCTCCTTAAGAAGTTGGATATTCcg GTGGACAATTTAAAGGCAAATTTACTAGAGAAATTGGAACATTTTCTTATAGACATTCAGTTGATCCCTGAAGTAGTAGAGATTGTTTCACCTTCTTCGCACGAG GTAGCCTTTCACGAGTTTGTGGAGGCCGTTCGTGCATTTCAGAACATATTTCCCGATTCAGAAATGCAGTTAGTTAAACTTGGCCTAGATTTAGTAAACAA GAACTTTCTAATTGTTGAGGAGTACATGAAGACGCGGATTAGTGCAGAAGATCTACTTGGCGTTCTTC GAGTTATTTGGAATGATGTGCTTCAAATGGATGAAGTGTTACAAGAATCTTCCCTCTCTAATCATTCTCTCGAG gCTGCCAAAGTTTCTATCAAGTCGTTCGTTAACATTACATTTTCTTATCTAATGCAAGATATATCAG ATTTCGTATTAAATGTGTTGAAACGAGATGAAGGTGATCGTCACTCATTGAAAGATGCTCTAAATGCTAGCACAAAAACATTACTCCAAGGAAGCAAAAAGTTTATGGTG GATGTCTGCAAAATTCTTGACGACGGTGTAGAGATTCTAAATAAATCAAGAGATTTGATAATTGATTGGGTTAAAGAAGGGTTTCAAGACTTTTTTAGACAACTTTGTCTCCAATTTCAATTGTTTGCAGGAAGAAACGATTTTGCAGTTATTCAAAATCAGAGTTTGATAGAGGGATCTCAAGGTGACAAAGCTTTTCCTGGTCTTGTGTTGGTGTTGGCAAAGCTATCCGCTTTCATTGAACAGTCTGCCATTCCAAAAATCAACAAG GAACTAGCAGCTTCTTTTTCTTGTAGTAGTGTTAGAAAACATGGACTTTTTGTTTCGGAAGGGATCTCTCAAAAGTTCGGGACTGTCGGTGAAAGTTTCTTGCATAAG TATATTAAAATGAGAACTCAACGGATATCGCTTATTCTAAAGAAGAGGTTTACCACGCCTAATTGGGTAAAA CATAAGGAGCCTAGAGAAGTCCACATGTTTGTGGATTTGTTTCTACAAGAG CTAAAAGTTATAGGTAATGAAGTGAATGAGACTTTGCCTAAAGGCATGCAGAAACACCAGAGAGCTGATAGTGCCTGTAGTAGTAATTTATCATTGTCAAGAAGCAACTCCATTCCAGATGAGATGTTGAGTAGGTCAAATAGTAGGTCAAATACTCAAAAGGGAAGGAACCAACAATACTTTGAAACACATTTGGCCAAACTATTCAAGCAAAAAGTTGAAATTTTCACAAAAGTAGAATATACACAG ACATCAGTTCTTATGACCATGGCTAAATTATGTCTCAAGAGTTTACAAGAATTTGTTAGACTACAGACATTTAATCGGAGTGGATTCCAGCAAATTCAATTGGATATTCAATTCTTGAGGACTCCATTAAAAGAAATAGTTCAAGATGAAGCTACAACAGACTTCTTACTTGATGAG gtGAATGTTTCCGCTGCAGAACGATGTTTAGATCCAATTACATTGGAGCTCCCAATATTAGACAAACTTATACGAGCAAAGTTGACAAAAACTTGA
- the LOC123891115 gene encoding bZIP transcription factor 53 — MASIQRPASSGSDGGDLQSGTIDERKRKRMLSNRESARRSRMKKQKQLEDLSDEANRLQIENKRLLENIKAKEEACIENIAANGVLRAQTMELTDRLRFLNSILEIAEEVSGFSVEIPEIPDTLLEPWKIPRPIQQPIMASADMFLH, encoded by the coding sequence ATGGCTTCGATTCAACGACCGGCGAGTTCTGGATCCGACGGCGGAGATCTACAATCCGGAACAATCGACGAGAGGAAAAGGAAGAGGATGCTTTCGAACCGTGAATCAGCGAGACGATCGCGGATGAAGAAGCAAAAGCAGTTGGAGGATCTGAGCGATGAAGCGAACAGATTGCAAATCGAGAACAAGAGATTGTTGGAGAACATTAAGGCGAAGGAAGAAGCATGCATTGAAAATATAGCTGCTAATGGCGTTCTCAGAGCTCAGACTATGGAATTAACGGATCGATTACGGTTTCTTAACTCAATCCTTGAGATTGCTGAAGAAGTTAGTGGATTTTCTGTTGAGATTCCTGAAATTCCGGATACTTTGCTTGAACCGTGGAAGATTCCTCGTCCAATTCAACAACCGATTATGGCTTCTGCAGATATGTTCTTGCATTGA